The Fervidobacterium pennivorans DNA segment TTATCTTGAGACTATAACCTTACTGAGGTCGCCCACGATTATCTGGACACCTTTTGGTTTACCATCGTTCTCTGTTATTTCTACCTTCTTACCTATGACAGAGGAATCTATTCTGAACGAAAGGTTAGAAATCTTAACTTCGTCCATGACAATGGAATTTTCGATTTCGCAGTTTTCAATCATTACCCCGTTACCTATCGATGTGTAAGGACCTATGTACGCGTTCGAAATAGTGCAGTTGTCCCCGATGATTACCGGCCCTCTTATTACGCTGTTAACCACTTCTGAATTCTTTCCAACACTTACTCTACCTTGTATAACAGATGAAGCTTCAACGGTGCCTTCAATTTTGAATTCTTCGATAATTTCATCCAGAATCTTGTGGTTTGCCTCTATAAGGTCTTCAGGTTTACCGGTGTCCTTCCACCAACCATATATAATGTGTCCTTCAACAGTTCCTTTATGTTGAATAAGCCAGTCTATCGCATCTGTGATTTCGAGTTCTCCGCGCCAAGAAGGTTTGATGTTGGCTATGCCTTCGAAAATATCCTTTCTGAATAGATAAAGTCCAATAATTGCGAGGTTTGAAGGTGGTTCTTTGGGTTTCTCGATAGTTTTGATAATTTTATTTCCTTCCATTACCGCTATACCAAAGCGTGATGGTTCTTGGACTGGAGAGAGCATAATCAATGCGCTTAACTCCTTCTTTTCTTCAAATTCTTTTACAAAGGGTCTTATATCGTCCATGATGAGGTTGTCACCAAGGTACATCATGAAATCCTCGTCTCCGAGGAAGTCTTTTGCCATGAGAACGGCATGTGCCAAACCTTTTGGTTCTTCTTGGAGGATGTAAGTCAGGTTGACGCCGTATTGTGAACCATCACCAAGTGCAGCTATGAAATCTTGCCTGTTTTCTGGACTGACAATGATTCCTATCTCCTTAATCCCCGCGCTTTTGATTTTCTCGATAGTGTAGAGTATAACAGGTTTGTTTGCAACAGGAATAAGGTGTTTTGCCGTTGTGTAGGTAAGAGGTCTTAAACGTGTTCCTTTCCCTGCGCAAAGGATAATAGCCTTCACATTTCTCACCCCTCATCAATGATTTCAATTGAATTCATTGTGTTATTTTAAGAAGCAAAACTATTATATAACAATGGCGTTGGATTTCAAATAGAATTAACCTAAAAACAAACGTCTTTTTAAAGAGCATATCGAAGAATTTTTAAGAAAAAATGAGAAGCTCTCAGGATAGTTTAAGATAAATCGTTTTTTGTATGTTCCACTTGGATGCTGTAATTTGTTTCCTTAAAGTAGGCATGTTAGTATTAATATGCAAAGAAAGCAATTAGGAGGGATTAGGATGACCAGTTCTCAAGTTCTGAAATTGATTGAACAAGAGGGTATCAATTTCATAGACCTTAAGGTTGTTGACCTTTGGGGTAGATGGAGACATGTGACACTTGCAAGAACAAACTTTTCTGAAAAGACTTTTGTTGAAGGTGTAGGATTTGATGCATCAAATCTTGGTTATGCCGAAGTCTTCAGCAGTGATATGGTTATTATACCAGACCCCGAGACCGCATTTATCGAAGAATACGAGGGTGAAAAGGTTCTTTCAATGATTTGTGATGTTTACGAAGTTGAAAATATGACACCGTGCTCACATGACCCGAGAACTATTTTGAAGAAAACTCTTGAGTCAATAAAAGAAATCGCGGATGAAGTTTATCTGGGACCTGAGTATGAATTTCACATCTTTGAAGATGTGAGATACGATGTGAAGTCTAACAGAGTCATGTTCGAAATCGATAGCTCAGAGGGTTTTTGGAAATCTAGTGAGACAGGGGAATATTTCATTGGTAGGAAAAAAGGTTACCACAGAATCCCTCCATTTGATAGGTTGATGGAAGTCAGAAATGCGATTGTTAAAAAGTTGCTTGAATACGGAGTGCCTGTTAAGTACCACCATCACGAAGTTGGAACTTGTCAAGTAGAGATTGAATTAACATTTGTAGATGCTTTGAAAGCGGCAGATTACACGATGCTTGTCAAACACGTTGCAAGAATGGTTGCAAAGCAATATGGATACTTAGTAACATTCATGCCTAAGCCTATGTTTGATGAGGCTGGTAATGGTATGCATGTGCATCAATTCTTGAAAAAGGATGGAAAAAATATTTTCAATAGTGATAAGCTTTACAATCTTTCTCAAGAAGCGCTTTGGTACATTGGTGGTATGTTGAAAAACGCGCCAGCACTCATGGCTTTTACAAACCCATCAACGAACTCATACCGTAGATTGGTTCCAGGATTTGAAGCGCCAACAAACGCTGTCTTTGCACTTGCAAATAGGACATCAGCCATTAGAATCCCTGCTTATGTTAAAGACCCAGAAAAGCGAAGGATTGAGTTCCGAACGATAGATGCGACGTGTAACCCATACCTTGGTTTTGCAGCGATGATACTTGCTGGTGTCGATGGTATTAGGAAGAAGATAGACCCAACATCTGAAGGTTTCGGACCGTTTGAAGGAGACGTTTACGAAAAAGAACTTAAACCTCTTCCAAAATCACTCGAAGAAAGTTGTATAGCATTGAGGAATAATCACGAATTCTTAACCACGTTCCCGAAAGATTTAATTGAACACTGGATAAAGGCAAAACTATTCGAAGAAAGGCAAGTCAACTCTGTGCCACATCCAAAAGAATACGACTTGTATTTTGATGTGTAATATGATAGTCTAAAATAAGAGTTAAAAACATCGGAATATCAGAGAAGCTTCCTCATACCAGTACCCCCACCCCCTTGGGCTAATAAGTGCCAAGGGGGTTAATTTTAAGATATTACTTGACAAAAATCAGTAGTGATATATAATCAATGCTGATAATTATAACAAGCAGTTGTTGAGGAGGGGAATTGGGTTCGTGAGAAGAAAATGCGCATGTCAACATCATGGTGAAGGACATCATGGACCTCATATATGTGAGCAGTTAGGTTTTTCTGTTGGTGACTATCTTACGGCGGTTGTTTTGAGAGAGCTCTCAAAAAAGCCGATGCATGGTTACGAATTATACGAAAAGATATCACAATTGGAATATTATCCATTTAAGCATGATCAAAGTGTCATCTATAGTTTGCTAAGAAAGCTGAACAACCATGGATTGGTGAGTTACTCACTTCAGGAAGGAAACGGTGGGTTGAGGAAAGTCTACGAAATAACAGAAGAAGGTCTCAAATACTTGGAGCAGTTGGTGGAATACATATCGAAGTTAAAGCAAGCGTTTGATTTGTTTTTGAATGCCTGAAAGATGGAAAAGAATCAAACTTGAAGGAGGTGTTGGGTGTGAAAATTGCGATTCCCACTGACGATGGAAAAACGGTGGCAAGTCACTTTGGTAGGGCTGAGTATTTTATGATAGTTGAACTCCAAGATGGAAAAGAAATAGCCAGAAGACTTTCAGAAAATCTTCATGCAAGAGGACATGGTCATCATGGTCATCATGGTTATCACGAGCATTATGAAGAACACGAGAATCACGAAGGATATGGTCATGGTTGGCATCATGGTAATCACGGCTTTGGTGAAGGTCATCACCACGGGCATGAAGACGTATTTGCCTCGACAGGAGAGATTCAAGCAGTTATTGCTGTTAGGATAGGACCACATATGTTTGAGGATTTGAAAGAGAGAGGTATAGAAATTTACTTGGTTCAACCAGGAACAGATATTGATGAAGCAATTTCAAAACTTGCTTCGGGAGAACTGAGAAGAATTGAACCAAAAAAGTAAAAGGTGAGAGAATTTTCCAAACAAACCGACGCTTTAAAGGCGTCGGTTTTATTATAAGTCACTGTTATGATAAAATTAGTGTTGAAGGGCGAAAAATCTATTCGTTCCAAGGGGTGATTAACTTTGCGAGTTTTCCTATTTTTGCAAGTAATAGCACTTATTATCTTCGTATATACGATGTATTTTTTACCTTCAAATTTGTATTTCATCTCTGTTGTATCTGTGTTTGTCATAGTGAACACTGTTGGTTTGACTTATTATGTTTTCAGAACTTGGTGGAAGGAGCTACAGAATCCTGGAAAAATAACTAAATTTCTGTATTTTACACTATTGTTCATTGCAGTTATTGCTGTAATTTTCTTGTTTTCAAATATCTTCAGAATGTGGGTTTACAAATATCCAGAAGATTCGCTTGTGAACTTTTCAAATTCGTTACTTGTTATTTCTACCTTTCTTTTGGTTTCTTTTGGAATTTCTTATTTAACTTTGAAGAGAGAATTAGAAAAACAATTGCAAGAATATGAGAAGTTAAGAAACGTCCAGCAGAAGTTGAGCATCCAGGTTGTGAGATACAAAACAAACCCACATTTTCTTTTCAATTCGTTGAGCACAGCAATTTCAATGTTGCACCTACAAGTGGAAAGAGAGAAGATTAGAGAATATTTGTCAAACATCGCAGAGCTTTTCAGAGTTGTGTTGAATGCACCTGAAGTCTGGACATTGAAGGATGAACTGGAACTTGCCAAGCGCTATCTTGAGATACAAAAAGTTAGGGTGGAAGGTCTTGAGTATGAAATTACTATGGGTCCAGCATGTGAGACAGTGAGAATTCCTTCTTTGGTTTTGCAACCAATAGTAGAAAATTCTATAGTTCATGGAATAGCGAAATCGAAAAACGGCGGGAAGATAAAACTGGAATGTATGAAAGTTAATGGGATTGTTACTATAAAGGTTAGTGATAACGGGAAAGGTGGAGAGAAGATAATTCCAGGAATGGGCTTAAAACTTGTTCAAGAATTGATGAGTGCTTTTTCACGGAAGGTGGAGTTAAATTTTGAAACTTCCCCGGAAGTTGGAACGATTGTTACTCTTTCCTGGGAGGATGTTAACTAAATTAGAAAAGATTCTTCAAGGGGGGAGTCAATGACTTGCGTAATTGTTGAAGATGAAAAACTTTTAGCGATGTTATTGGAAAAAATGGTAAAAGAAGAAGGACTGGAAGTGCTTGGTGTTGCCAAGGATGCAGAAGAAGCGATAAAAATGATAGACGAGAAAAAACCTGAGGTAGTTTTTCTTGATATAAACCTTGGAGAACACGATGGGTTTTACGTGCTCCAACATATCAATCACAAACCATACGTCATATTTACTACCGCCTACTCTGAGTATGCGGTAAAGGCTTTTGAAGAAAACGCCGTGGATTATCTTTTAAAGCCGATAAAAAAGGAAAGGTTGCGGGAAGCTATTGAAAGGGTTAGAAAGTTGAGTACTTTTGAAAAAGCGAATATAGCTGATAACATTCAAAGATTAAAAGAGTTAGCGCAAAAATTGAAAACAGACAAGTTCATTGTAGAAACTGGCGATGAAATAGTTTTTCTAAATGTCGATGAGATAATCTTTCTAACCTCGGACGAAGGCGAGACGGTAGTCGTTACAAAGGATGGTAAGATGAAGACAAAGATGCCACTTAAAGATTGTGAGATTAAGTTGCCACACGAAAAGTTCCTAAGAGTGCACAAGTCGTATATCGTTAATGTTGAAAAGATAAAAAAGATTATCCGAAATTATTTTGGTTCTTTTGCCCTTGAACTTTCGAATGGGGATATTATCCCTGTAGGAAGAAATTACAAAGACTCTATAAAAAAACTGCTCGAGTAAATCGAGCAGTTTTTTGCTAAATTTCGGTGGTCTTATATTTCCGATAAAAACTTTATCAATCCTTTCATTTTTCCATCATCCATAATGCTACCGGATAATATGAACACATTTCGATTCTCATCTCTTGTTATTGAAAAGAGCATACCGTATTCCGTGTCAATTGTTTTCTCAACAATATTGATGACATTTGAGTTTTTGTCGTATTCAAAAATACCATACCAAGGGACTTTTTTCTCATAATCGTATTTGTAACCTGCGAAATAAACAACGTCATTCGATTCTTGAGGTCGGCTTTGCGAATTACAAACCACAGAATGGATTCTCACATTTTCTCCAAACGTTTTTAAGTACTCCACCTCTCCGTTTAGGGACAATTTTGCAACGAAGGCTTTCTCGGTTCCAAGCTTTTCGAAATTCGGAACGTTGGAGAATTCATAAACGTAACCTGCGACAAAAACGCTCTCAGCTGTGACACATAAATCCATGGGCCAAAGGGTTTGAGAGTTTGTAAGAACTGTTTGCCAAAGTAGGTTCCCGTTTGTATCATAACTGACAACGTATCCATCGTAACGTGTCCCATCTGTAAATGAGTTACTTGTCCCTGCAACGATTATTTGTTTGTTTTTCTCATCATAACCAACAGCGTAAGCCCTGTCCCAGCGTACTCCTCCAAAACTTCTGTCCCAAATGATTTTACCTTCTTTTGAAAGTGAAACAATCCAGTAGTCGTGTTCTCCAAAATTTTGAGTTACATCTTTACCTTTTTCGTAGTTATCACCAATGAAAACAAAGTTGTCTTCTACTTTCGTTATTTTGTAAGCTCTATCCCAGTCAGGTCCTCCAAATGATTTTTGCCAAATCACATCCCCGGTTTTATCAAGTCGAATGACGTAAGCATCAAATCTTCCTAAAGCGCCTAAACTTCCTGAAGAGGTTGTTCCAAGAAGTAAGAAGCCATCGTCTAAAGGAATAATGTCGTATCCAAAATCATCCCCATCAGCTCCTAAAAGTTTAGTCCACAGAATTTTGCCGGTTTCGTCTATCTTGGTAAGTAATATCTGATATTTCTCTTTTTCATCAGTCATTACTGAACCAATTCCGGCAAATCCATCATCGGTGCCGATAACCCTTGATATTCTTGATTCTAACCCTGTGTCAATTATTACTTCTTTATCCATTGTTACATCCTTTTTGCTATGAGTGCTTTTTATCAAAGACAGCGACGGGTAATTATGTGTGAAAATAAATCCGAAACTAAGAACTAAAATTCCAAGGATTATAAAAAGTAAAATCATAGAAACTAAAATTTTTGACTTTGAG contains these protein-coding regions:
- a CDS encoding glucose-1-phosphate thymidylyltransferase yields the protein MKAIILCAGKGTRLRPLTYTTAKHLIPVANKPVILYTIEKIKSAGIKEIGIIVSPENRQDFIAALGDGSQYGVNLTYILQEEPKGLAHAVLMAKDFLGDEDFMMYLGDNLIMDDIRPFVKEFEEKKELSALIMLSPVQEPSRFGIAVMEGNKIIKTIEKPKEPPSNLAIIGLYLFRKDIFEGIANIKPSWRGELEITDAIDWLIQHKGTVEGHIIYGWWKDTGKPEDLIEANHKILDEIIEEFKIEGTVEASSVIQGRVSVGKNSEVVNSVIRGPVIIGDNCTISNAYIGPYTSIGNGVMIENCEIENSIVMDEVKISNLSFRIDSSVIGKKVEITENDGKPKGVQIIVGDLSKVIVSR
- the glnA gene encoding type I glutamate--ammonia ligase, with product MTSSQVLKLIEQEGINFIDLKVVDLWGRWRHVTLARTNFSEKTFVEGVGFDASNLGYAEVFSSDMVIIPDPETAFIEEYEGEKVLSMICDVYEVENMTPCSHDPRTILKKTLESIKEIADEVYLGPEYEFHIFEDVRYDVKSNRVMFEIDSSEGFWKSSETGEYFIGRKKGYHRIPPFDRLMEVRNAIVKKLLEYGVPVKYHHHEVGTCQVEIELTFVDALKAADYTMLVKHVARMVAKQYGYLVTFMPKPMFDEAGNGMHVHQFLKKDGKNIFNSDKLYNLSQEALWYIGGMLKNAPALMAFTNPSTNSYRRLVPGFEAPTNAVFALANRTSAIRIPAYVKDPEKRRIEFRTIDATCNPYLGFAAMILAGVDGIRKKIDPTSEGFGPFEGDVYEKELKPLPKSLEESCIALRNNHEFLTTFPKDLIEHWIKAKLFEERQVNSVPHPKEYDLYFDV
- a CDS encoding PadR family transcriptional regulator; the protein is MRRKCACQHHGEGHHGPHICEQLGFSVGDYLTAVVLRELSKKPMHGYELYEKISQLEYYPFKHDQSVIYSLLRKLNNHGLVSYSLQEGNGGLRKVYEITEEGLKYLEQLVEYISKLKQAFDLFLNA
- a CDS encoding NifB/NifX family molybdenum-iron cluster-binding protein — protein: MKIAIPTDDGKTVASHFGRAEYFMIVELQDGKEIARRLSENLHARGHGHHGHHGYHEHYEEHENHEGYGHGWHHGNHGFGEGHHHGHEDVFASTGEIQAVIAVRIGPHMFEDLKERGIEIYLVQPGTDIDEAISKLASGELRRIEPKK
- a CDS encoding sensor histidine kinase; translation: MRVFLFLQVIALIIFVYTMYFLPSNLYFISVVSVFVIVNTVGLTYYVFRTWWKELQNPGKITKFLYFTLLFIAVIAVIFLFSNIFRMWVYKYPEDSLVNFSNSLLVISTFLLVSFGISYLTLKRELEKQLQEYEKLRNVQQKLSIQVVRYKTNPHFLFNSLSTAISMLHLQVEREKIREYLSNIAELFRVVLNAPEVWTLKDELELAKRYLEIQKVRVEGLEYEITMGPACETVRIPSLVLQPIVENSIVHGIAKSKNGGKIKLECMKVNGIVTIKVSDNGKGGEKIIPGMGLKLVQELMSAFSRKVELNFETSPEVGTIVTLSWEDVN
- a CDS encoding LytR/AlgR family response regulator transcription factor, translated to MTCVIVEDEKLLAMLLEKMVKEEGLEVLGVAKDAEEAIKMIDEKKPEVVFLDINLGEHDGFYVLQHINHKPYVIFTTAYSEYAVKAFEENAVDYLLKPIKKERLREAIERVRKLSTFEKANIADNIQRLKELAQKLKTDKFIVETGDEIVFLNVDEIIFLTSDEGETVVVTKDGKMKTKMPLKDCEIKLPHEKFLRVHKSYIVNVEKIKKIIRNYFGSFALELSNGDIIPVGRNYKDSIKKLLE